In the Plasmodium chabaudi chabaudi strain AS genome assembly, chromosome: 13 genome, one interval contains:
- a CDS encoding protein PET117, putative encodes MQYRYGKILLASSILLSVGIYYYVKESKNWDYQRRYEGVLRDLERQKSKLEKWKADNL; translated from the coding sequence ATGCAATATCGTTAcggaaaaatattattagcaTCTTCTATCCTTTTAAGTGTTGGCATTTACTATTATGTAAAAGAGTCAAAAAATTGGGATTATCAGCGAAGATATGAAGGTGTTTTAAGAGATTTAGAAAGACAAAAATCAAAACTTGAAAAATGGAAAGCTGACAATTTATAG
- a CDS encoding aminodeoxychorismate lyase, putative, giving the protein MAILIKNNEPSLVDMTPKDFIKLGVGGVYVTMKTVCSYEYIFNFTGNMNNLYNHAINLLKSQENPNQSNAISHILENLSLEYIRKYCIQNIKNGFEFLNSLDDDIKNKHFSDNTDYMVMAAIDWSIDNNIDTTNKPFSILIYIKCLPKHSENVEVDIMHGERTTPNIKYSNVFEIREKLLKLKSENSNEVVLYNRDNEITEGLTSNFFCYYNGALHTAKDELVLNGTMRKQIINICERENIKIKKTSININDIDLFEFCFISSTSRNILPIKKIILFPAPTKTFEKDVKHPILIKLQEKLREDVEKQKEKYVTYEC; this is encoded by the coding sequence ATGGCTATATTAATCAAAAATAACGAACCCTCATTGGTAGATATGACCCCAAAagattttattaaattaggGGTTGGTGGTGTTTATGTTACTATGAAGACAGTATGCTCTTATGAATACATTTTCAACTTCACTGgaaatatgaacaatttatataatcatgCTATTAATCTTTTAAAGAGCCAAGAAAATCCAAATCAATCAAATGCTATATCTCATATTTTAGAAAACTTATCATTAGAATACATACGTAAATATTGTAtccaaaatattaaaaatggttTTGAATTTCTCAATTCATTAgatgatgatataaaaaataaacattttagTGATAACACTGATTATATGGTAATGGCTGCAATCGATTGGAGcattgataataatattgatacGACAAATAAAcctttttcaattttaatatatataaaatgtttgcCAAAACACAGTGAGAATGTGGAAGTCGATATAATGCATGGCGAACGTACAACtccaaatataaaatattcaaatgtttttgaaataagagaaaaattattaaaattaaaatcagAGAATAGTAATGAAGtggttttatataatagagACAATGAAATAACTGAAGGATTAACTTCcaactttttttgttattataatgGTGCGTTGCATACTGCTAAGGATGAACTAGTTTTAAATGGAACCATGAggaaacaaattataaatatatgtgaaagggaaaatattaaaataaaaaagacgtctataaatattaatgacATTGACCTTTTTGAATTTTGCTTTATTAGTTCTACAagtagaaatattttacctattaaaaaaataatacttttTCCTGCACCAACGAAAACATTTGAAAAGGATGTTAAACACCCAATCTTGATTAAGCTACAAGAAAAATTGAGGGAAGACGttgaaaaacaaaaggaaaaatatgttacaTATGAATGTTAG